In SAR324 cluster bacterium, one DNA window encodes the following:
- a CDS encoding aminotransferase class I/II-fold pyridoxal phosphate-dependent enzyme, translating into MTTDSSASAKQDPRPVRFLEPVGGQDYGTTAEMPDLQTVIDYEENRCRLSWGYYRMVDRPALYDWQQSLQQKHKVARALAFVSVQSALRELIDFLLMKQPNLSIAWKLPEPLPSWLREWKSVGSDLMEPRLWIIPDSGTDQRNEWLDEDQHAEHDQIIWYSTKSFAPLPIQQENEFWVGSTEKIETPGGVVLGQHYDLMEGLFQLRKRRGALLSVRNIAAWKNDEVVPASSTLKANEKICAQLIEWEEADECFLFPSGMNAVVTAMELVRRRCQSKHPKRFVAIGLLYTDTYSLLMFDKWRGGNGEPIFLNTDELEQLENVLKDESVAGIVTESITNPLGELPDIPRIQEIAKKYGIPVIVDNTLAGPTNAQPLAWGADMVIHSTAKYLCGNNQHGGGALLTRQGYWSEQLKAFQSEWQNFMSPWEVLALADCLEDFPERMERFNSNGVQVAKFLESHSKVRSVSFNQLPSHFSHQLAKKLLKGAGSLISFVLQNDNLDGIRRFYDADLRPLHKAPGLGSNTSMLCPYAMLAHYQASERELEELRISRYMVRLAVGSEKNLDQVFAALERGFRA; encoded by the coding sequence ATGACAACGGATTCTTCTGCCTCTGCTAAGCAAGACCCTAGACCTGTGCGCTTTTTAGAGCCAGTTGGTGGTCAAGACTATGGCACCACTGCGGAAATGCCAGACTTGCAGACAGTCATAGACTATGAAGAAAATCGCTGTCGCCTAAGTTGGGGTTACTACCGAATGGTGGACCGCCCTGCCTTGTATGATTGGCAGCAATCCCTCCAACAGAAACACAAGGTTGCACGAGCGCTGGCTTTTGTTTCTGTGCAAAGTGCTTTGCGCGAGTTGATCGATTTCCTACTAATGAAACAGCCGAATCTAAGCATTGCTTGGAAATTACCAGAACCTCTACCTTCTTGGCTGAGAGAGTGGAAATCTGTTGGATCTGATTTGATGGAACCACGACTCTGGATTATTCCTGATTCGGGTACTGATCAAAGAAACGAATGGCTAGATGAAGATCAGCATGCTGAGCATGACCAGATAATCTGGTATTCAACTAAGTCTTTTGCGCCATTGCCAATCCAACAAGAAAATGAGTTTTGGGTTGGTAGTACGGAAAAAATTGAAACACCAGGTGGGGTTGTCTTAGGGCAGCACTATGATTTGATGGAAGGACTCTTCCAATTGCGAAAGCGAAGAGGAGCTTTGCTTTCAGTCAGAAACATAGCTGCTTGGAAAAATGATGAAGTGGTTCCTGCTTCTTCTACCTTAAAAGCTAACGAAAAAATCTGTGCTCAACTGATTGAGTGGGAGGAGGCAGACGAATGTTTTCTATTCCCTTCAGGAATGAATGCAGTTGTGACTGCAATGGAGTTGGTAAGAAGGCGATGCCAGAGCAAACATCCCAAACGCTTTGTAGCCATAGGGTTACTCTATACGGATACCTACTCCTTGTTAATGTTTGATAAGTGGAGGGGGGGTAACGGTGAGCCGATTTTCCTCAATACTGATGAGTTAGAGCAACTAGAAAATGTTCTCAAGGACGAATCTGTTGCTGGGATTGTCACGGAAAGCATCACGAATCCGCTCGGAGAATTACCCGACATTCCAAGAATTCAGGAGATTGCAAAAAAATATGGGATCCCTGTAATTGTTGATAACACGCTAGCGGGACCTACTAACGCTCAACCGCTCGCATGGGGAGCAGACATGGTAATCCATAGCACGGCGAAATACCTATGCGGAAACAACCAGCACGGGGGAGGGGCTCTGCTGACTCGTCAGGGATATTGGTCTGAACAATTGAAAGCCTTTCAGTCCGAATGGCAGAACTTCATGTCACCCTGGGAGGTTCTTGCCTTGGCTGACTGTTTAGAGGATTTTCCTGAACGGATGGAGCGCTTCAATTCTAATGGGGTTCAGGTTGCGAAATTCCTGGAATCTCATTCAAAAGTTCGGTCTGTGAGTTTCAACCAGTTACCATCCCATTTCAGTCATCAATTGGCAAAAAAGTTGCTGAAGGGAGCCGGCAGCCTCATCAGCTTTGTTTTGCAGAATGATAATCTTGATGGAATACGCCGCTTCTATGATGCTGACCTCCGGCCTCTTCACAAAGCTCCTGGTCTTGGCTCAAACACTTCGATGCTTTGCCCTTATGCGATGCTAGCCCATTATCAGGCTAGTGAGCGAGAACTGGAGGAACTGAGAATTTCAAGATACATGGTACGACTTGCAGTAGGCTCTGAAAAAAATTTGGATCAGGTATTTGCGGCTTTGGAGCGAGGATTTCGAGCTTAG
- a CDS encoding ABC transporter substrate-binding protein, with protein sequence MKFSKLFMSAALALTMSAFTAMAGKPEAESWINSEFQPSAFSKAEQMAEMEWFIKAAEPFKGMEINVLSETIPTHSYESKVLTKAFEEITGIKVNHQLLGEGEVVQAVQTQMQTKRNLYDAYVNDSDLIGTHSRLQLAYNLTDFMAGEGKNVTSPTLDLNDFMGVQFTTGPDGDLYQLPDQQFANLYWFRKDWFDRPDLQAAFKQKYGYDLGVPVNWSAYEDIAEFFSNDVKNIDGVKIYGHMDYGKRAPDLGWRMTDAWLSMAGAGSKGEPNGIPVDEWGIRMEAGSCNPVGASVSRGGAANGPAAVYAIRKWDEWLRAYAPPGAASYDFYQSLPALSQGNVAQQIFWYTAFTADMVKSRADGNNTVDESGTPLWRMAPSPHGPYWEEGQKVGYQDVGSWTILKSTPVDRAKAAWLYAQFVTSKTVDVKKSDVGLTFIRDSTVRHQHFTGRAAKLGGLVEFYRSPDRVAWSPTGINVPDYPKLAQIWWQQIGDVNSGAFTPQEAMNRLAGEMDQVMSRMQKADEAANVYGGCGPRLNEERDPSYWLSQPGSPKAKLANEKPKGVTVSYDSLIKRWSQN encoded by the coding sequence ATGAAATTTAGTAAACTCTTCATGAGCGCAGCGTTAGCGCTGACGATGAGTGCCTTTACTGCGATGGCTGGAAAGCCAGAGGCTGAGAGTTGGATCAACAGTGAATTCCAGCCTTCTGCTTTTTCCAAAGCTGAGCAGATGGCCGAAATGGAGTGGTTCATCAAAGCAGCCGAGCCTTTCAAAGGTATGGAGATCAATGTTCTGTCCGAAACAATTCCGACTCACTCCTATGAGTCCAAAGTCCTGACAAAAGCATTTGAAGAAATCACTGGCATCAAAGTGAACCACCAGCTACTGGGAGAAGGGGAAGTTGTTCAAGCTGTTCAGACCCAGATGCAAACCAAGCGAAATCTTTACGATGCGTATGTGAATGACAGCGATTTGATTGGAACACACTCCCGATTGCAACTTGCTTACAACTTGACCGACTTCATGGCTGGAGAAGGTAAGAATGTAACGTCACCTACCCTAGATCTCAATGATTTCATGGGTGTACAGTTTACTACGGGTCCAGATGGCGACTTGTATCAGTTGCCTGATCAGCAGTTCGCAAACCTTTACTGGTTCCGTAAGGATTGGTTTGATCGACCAGATCTTCAAGCGGCCTTCAAACAGAAGTATGGCTATGATCTTGGCGTTCCAGTCAACTGGTCTGCTTATGAAGATATCGCAGAGTTCTTTTCAAATGACGTGAAGAACATTGATGGTGTGAAGATTTACGGACACATGGACTACGGCAAGCGTGCACCAGACTTGGGCTGGAGAATGACAGATGCGTGGTTGTCCATGGCTGGAGCGGGTTCTAAAGGTGAGCCAAACGGAATACCTGTTGATGAATGGGGTATTCGTATGGAAGCTGGCAGCTGTAACCCCGTTGGTGCCTCTGTAAGTCGCGGTGGTGCCGCAAATGGTCCAGCCGCAGTTTATGCAATTCGCAAATGGGATGAGTGGCTGAGAGCATATGCACCACCTGGAGCTGCCTCATATGATTTCTATCAGTCACTACCTGCACTGTCTCAGGGTAACGTGGCCCAGCAAATTTTCTGGTACACAGCTTTCACAGCCGACATGGTGAAATCACGTGCTGATGGAAACAATACGGTTGACGAAAGTGGTACACCACTATGGAGAATGGCACCAAGCCCACACGGTCCCTACTGGGAAGAAGGCCAGAAAGTTGGCTATCAGGACGTAGGTTCCTGGACCATTCTGAAGTCTACACCAGTTGACCGTGCCAAGGCTGCTTGGTTATATGCGCAGTTCGTCACCTCCAAAACAGTTGATGTCAAGAAGAGTGACGTTGGTTTGACGTTCATCCGTGACAGCACAGTACGCCATCAACACTTTACGGGAAGAGCAGCAAAGCTAGGTGGACTTGTAGAGTTTTATCGATCTCCAGATCGAGTTGCGTGGTCACCAACTGGAATCAACGTTCCAGACTATCCAAAGCTAGCCCAGATCTGGTGGCAACAAATTGGTGATGTCAACTCTGGTGCGTTTACTCCACAGGAGGCGATGAACAGGCTAGCTGGTGAGATGGACCAAGTCATGTCACGTATGCAGAAGGCTGACGAAGCTGCCAACGTTTACGGTGGTTGCGGTCCCCGACTGAATGAAGAGCGTGATCCTTCCTACTGGCTGAGTCAACCAGGCTCGCCGAAGGCCAAATTAGCCAACGAAAAGCCTAAGGGTGTAACTGTTAGTTACGATTCATTGATTAAACGCTGGAGCCAGAACTAA
- a CDS encoding ABC transporter ATP-binding protein encodes MSLEFRELSKQVYNEVHISHTDLSLNPGVFNVLLGPTLSGKTSLMRLMAGLDQPSTGSVWFKGQNVTGIPVQRRNLAMVYQQFINFPNMSVFENIASPLRIQKLYESQLRPRVEKVAELLKLTPYMQRKPSELSGGQQQRTALARALVKGADLVLLDEPLVNLDYKLREELREELPRLFADTGATVVYATTEPHEALLMGGYTATMREGRVTQYGPTHEVFRKPHDLATAKAFSDPPLNTLKLKRTEQGFEGEKGLSLQLPPFQNVPVGEYTLGFRPHHLQIQCNGKDILELSGEVTVTEITGSESFIHLRWAEHDWVAHTQGVMHFPPGEKLELYVSASKCLLFDDQEQFVPAQV; translated from the coding sequence ATGTCTCTTGAATTCCGTGAACTAAGTAAGCAAGTGTACAATGAAGTGCACATTTCACACACCGATTTAAGCCTCAATCCTGGCGTATTCAATGTTTTGCTAGGTCCTACCTTGTCGGGCAAAACATCATTGATGCGTTTGATGGCTGGTCTCGACCAACCCAGCACGGGATCAGTTTGGTTCAAAGGTCAGAATGTAACTGGAATACCTGTGCAACGCCGAAATTTGGCGATGGTTTACCAGCAGTTCATCAATTTTCCCAATATGTCTGTTTTTGAGAACATCGCTTCTCCTTTGCGAATCCAGAAACTCTATGAAAGTCAATTGCGACCTCGCGTGGAAAAGGTTGCAGAGTTGCTCAAGTTGACCCCATACATGCAGCGCAAACCAAGTGAATTGTCAGGGGGGCAGCAACAGAGAACTGCATTAGCAAGAGCGCTTGTGAAAGGTGCTGATTTGGTGTTGCTTGATGAACCGCTGGTCAACCTCGACTACAAACTCCGAGAAGAACTCCGTGAGGAATTGCCCCGACTCTTTGCGGATACTGGAGCGACCGTTGTTTATGCGACTACAGAGCCTCATGAAGCTCTATTAATGGGCGGTTACACCGCGACGATGCGTGAGGGACGTGTTACTCAATATGGTCCAACCCACGAAGTCTTTAGAAAACCTCATGACCTCGCTACTGCAAAGGCGTTTTCTGATCCTCCACTGAACACTCTTAAACTGAAACGTACGGAACAGGGTTTTGAGGGTGAAAAAGGTTTATCACTGCAGTTACCTCCTTTCCAAAATGTGCCGGTTGGAGAATATACACTTGGATTTCGTCCTCACCATCTCCAGATTCAGTGCAACGGAAAGGACATTCTTGAATTGTCCGGTGAGGTTACAGTTACAGAAATCACTGGTTCAGAGAGTTTTATCCATTTGCGGTGGGCCGAGCATGATTGGGTGGCGCACACTCAGGGAGTGATGCACTTCCCTCCTGGTGAAAAATTAGAGCTTTACGTTTCGGCCTCAAAATGTTTGCTCTTTGATGACCAAGAACAATTCGTCCCGGCTCAGGTTTGA
- a CDS encoding ABC transporter ATP-binding protein, whose product MSSITLKSLRHSYLSNPQSEEDYALRKIDLTWRDGGAFALLGPSGCGKTTLLNLISGLLKPSEGQILFDDRDVTSLLPDQRNIAQVFQFPVVYDTMSVYDNLAFPLRNRKLPEAELDERVQRVAMMLSIQNQLKHRASGLTAADKQKISLGRGLVRSDVNVMMFDEPLTVIDPHLKWELRSQLMRLHQQVGFTMIYVTHDQTEALTFADEVVVMYEGQIVQIGTPEELFSRPRHTFVGHFIGSPGMNLLPCEWNDGGAVFAGYSIPLNKNLPNPASTSNLQLGIRPEFIRLASEGIPAQIQRVDDVGRYRIIKAEVGGTNLNIYASEEVEIPSGALHLEFDPNHTHVYCDGWIHEVKGQS is encoded by the coding sequence ATGTCTTCGATAACACTCAAATCACTCCGACATAGCTATTTATCAAATCCACAGTCTGAAGAAGATTATGCCCTCAGGAAGATTGATTTGACCTGGCGAGATGGGGGAGCGTTTGCTCTGCTGGGTCCTTCCGGTTGTGGAAAAACAACATTATTGAATCTGATATCGGGGCTTCTCAAACCTTCAGAGGGTCAAATTCTCTTTGATGATAGGGATGTAACCTCACTCCTCCCTGATCAGCGAAACATTGCACAAGTTTTCCAATTCCCGGTGGTCTACGACACGATGTCGGTTTACGACAATCTGGCATTTCCTCTGCGAAATAGAAAACTACCAGAAGCTGAACTCGATGAACGTGTGCAGCGAGTAGCAATGATGCTCTCGATTCAAAACCAGCTAAAGCATCGTGCGTCGGGCTTGACCGCAGCAGACAAGCAAAAGATTTCCTTAGGCAGAGGGTTGGTTCGTTCTGACGTCAATGTGATGATGTTTGATGAGCCACTGACTGTTATTGATCCTCACCTGAAGTGGGAGTTAAGGTCTCAATTGATGCGGCTACATCAGCAAGTTGGATTCACAATGATTTATGTCACCCACGATCAGACGGAGGCGCTGACCTTTGCGGATGAGGTGGTTGTGATGTATGAGGGGCAGATAGTCCAGATCGGAACCCCAGAAGAACTCTTTTCGAGACCAAGACATACTTTTGTGGGCCATTTTATCGGTTCTCCAGGAATGAACCTCCTACCCTGTGAGTGGAATGATGGTGGAGCGGTCTTTGCGGGTTACAGTATTCCTTTGAATAAAAATCTTCCAAATCCTGCTTCTACTTCAAATCTCCAACTTGGCATTCGTCCAGAATTCATTCGGCTAGCATCTGAAGGTATACCGGCTCAAATTCAGCGAGTCGATGATGTTGGTAGATACCGTATTATCAAAGCAGAAGTTGGTGGCACAAACCTGAATATTTACGCCAGCGAAGAAGTCGAAATTCCATCAGGTGCATTACACCTGGAGTTCGACCCTAATCATACTCATGTCTATTGTGATGGGTGGATTCACGAGGTGAAAGGTCAATCATGA
- a CDS encoding sugar ABC transporter permease: MINKTINQKAWFMVLPVLALVAFNAIIPLMTVVNYSVQETFGDNLFFWEGIKWFEDVMRSERFHDALGRQLLFTLLILLIEVPLGVGIALTMPRQGIGVTICLVLMALPLLIPWNVVGAMWNIFALPDIGLLGKMLNGVGFDYNFTQNPFWAWATVVAMDVWHWTSLVVLLCYAGLRSIPDPYYQASKIDGATSWQVFRYIQLPKMKRVLTIALLLRLMDSFMIYTEPFVLTGGGPGNSTTFLSIDLVKVALGQFDLGPAAAMSIIYFLVVLLLCWVLYTLMMRNETN, from the coding sequence ATGATCAACAAGACGATCAATCAAAAAGCTTGGTTCATGGTCTTGCCAGTTTTGGCACTGGTAGCCTTCAATGCTATCATTCCGTTGATGACAGTGGTGAATTACTCCGTTCAGGAAACCTTCGGAGATAATCTGTTTTTTTGGGAGGGGATCAAGTGGTTTGAGGACGTGATGCGGTCTGAACGATTTCATGATGCATTGGGACGTCAACTTCTCTTCACTTTGCTGATTTTATTGATAGAGGTTCCCCTCGGAGTCGGGATTGCCCTGACAATGCCACGTCAAGGCATTGGGGTTACAATTTGTCTGGTTTTGATGGCACTACCTCTTTTGATTCCCTGGAACGTGGTAGGGGCTATGTGGAATATCTTTGCTCTGCCTGATATTGGGTTGCTGGGTAAGATGCTCAATGGTGTTGGTTTTGACTACAACTTCACACAGAACCCTTTTTGGGCCTGGGCAACCGTAGTTGCGATGGACGTTTGGCACTGGACTTCCCTAGTTGTGCTACTGTGTTATGCGGGTTTGAGATCGATTCCAGACCCCTACTATCAAGCCTCCAAAATTGATGGTGCCACTTCCTGGCAGGTGTTTCGCTACATCCAACTACCCAAGATGAAACGGGTCCTAACCATCGCCCTGCTCTTGCGCCTGATGGATAGCTTCATGATCTATACAGAGCCATTCGTATTGACTGGAGGGGGTCCTGGGAACAGTACTACTTTCCTTTCAATTGACCTTGTGAAAGTCGCTTTAGGTCAGTTTGATCTGGGTCCGGCCGCAGCAATGTCAATCATTTATTTCCTTGTGGTCCTACTGCTGTGTTGGGTCTTGTACACCCTTATGATGCGTAACGAGACCAACTGA
- a CDS encoding carbohydrate ABC transporter permease, with protein sequence MKKMIWLVPTVYIMFLMLPIYWLVNMSFKTTNEILGSFTLWPNNFTVENYVTIFTDPTWFMGYVNSLTYVTINTIISLLVALPAAYAFSRYRFLGDKHLFFWLLTNRMAPPAVFALPFFQLYSAIGLFDTHIAVALSHCLFNIPLAVWILEGFMSGVPKELDETAYIDGYSFPQFFFKIFIPAIAAGIGVAAFFCFMFSWVELLLAKTLTAVDAKPIAATMTRTVSTAGYELGLLSAAGTLTIVPGAFVIYFVRNYIAKGFALGRV encoded by the coding sequence ATGAAGAAAATGATCTGGTTGGTTCCCACAGTTTACATCATGTTTTTGATGTTGCCGATCTATTGGCTCGTCAACATGTCATTTAAGACCACCAACGAAATCCTAGGCTCGTTCACTCTCTGGCCGAATAATTTTACGGTCGAAAATTACGTTACGATTTTCACAGATCCCACATGGTTCATGGGCTACGTCAATTCTTTGACCTATGTAACTATCAACACTATCATCTCATTGCTCGTTGCCCTGCCAGCAGCCTATGCCTTCTCCAGATACCGATTTCTTGGAGATAAGCATTTGTTTTTTTGGTTGCTCACAAATCGGATGGCTCCACCGGCAGTCTTCGCGTTACCATTTTTTCAGTTGTATTCCGCAATTGGCTTGTTCGATACACACATCGCAGTTGCCTTGTCGCACTGTCTTTTCAATATTCCTCTGGCGGTCTGGATTCTTGAAGGATTTATGTCTGGAGTGCCAAAAGAATTAGATGAAACGGCATACATTGATGGCTACTCGTTTCCACAATTTTTCTTTAAAATTTTCATTCCAGCGATTGCAGCCGGAATTGGGGTAGCCGCCTTCTTTTGCTTCATGTTCTCATGGGTGGAACTGCTCTTGGCTAAGACATTGACAGCCGTGGATGCTAAACCGATTGCTGCAACAATGACCCGCACAGTGAGTACAGCAGGATATGAACTAGGTCTGTTGTCTGCAGCTGGGACCCTTACGATCGTCCCTGGCGCTTTTGTGATTTATTTTGTGCGGAATTATATAGCCAAGGGCTTTGCTTTGGGGAGGGTATAA
- a CDS encoding DUF2160 domain-containing protein, producing MFLSWMAWTWQTALFFIMIVVALTCMAIWEYKSPGGGPRYGVLGLHTTRGDRLFISLLGSGFIHIFWLGLTDFPLWGASIVAVFYAILVFRKV from the coding sequence ATGTTTCTTTCGTGGATGGCTTGGACCTGGCAGACCGCACTGTTCTTTATCATGATTGTGGTGGCATTGACTTGCATGGCAATCTGGGAATACAAATCACCTGGAGGCGGCCCACGCTATGGGGTTTTGGGGTTGCATACTACTCGAGGTGACCGCCTCTTTATTTCTCTTTTAGGTAGTGGATTTATTCACATCTTTTGGCTGGGTCTCACAGATTTTCCATTATGGGGTGCCTCAATCGTTGCTGTCTTCTACGCCATACTCGTATTCCGCAAAGTTTGA